The following proteins are encoded in a genomic region of Sebastes fasciatus isolate fSebFas1 chromosome 14, fSebFas1.pri, whole genome shotgun sequence:
- the heg1 gene encoding protein HEG isoform X1, with the protein METWFFFNHVLGVSLSLSVLLLLGLPGPLGAGTPSSSNNNSTDPVTAGFHVSTSTDELGNEESNATSTSYSSESLSASQRNILLTHAAAETETHAAAETETHAAAAAAETHTAAAAETETHTAETETHTAAAAETETHTASAAGQHDTEQTQTFTETSSRSLEAISRSVEPLTSTLVVATTEASSSSSSRDWKDFINTEVSSSSSGTSSSSSSGSSGSSSSRGGTSSSSNSSGTSSSSGSSGNSSSSSSRGTSSDSSRSSSSSSSTSSSSSGTSSSSSGPSSSSSNSGTSSSSSGTSSSSSNSGTSSSSNSGTSSSSNSGTSSSSNSGTSSSSNSGTSSSNSGTSSSSSSSNSGTSSSSNSGTSSSNSGTSSSSSSSRDLQDFTNKDQVPDASPAVSWEASSWMLTEESRLPQDSPDTTLRLGDASTSHAAVHTDSTYTSTANSRAGERTLLSVTSSSSNSTSSAFTEDSNSHQPPSTWGISASATETEDYTHSAPSTRTDSRDTTDQHMTHSFKGTSPETGSPEGPRGTQSLTAQPNATHHQYTATSEETSDSTPPLRVTELSTDQSGVSVSFTPSVTSPAEGQTNSGTEQGSDVTTSTESSTGAQSSSTQNQGSTEGVSSQTREDNVGLGLTTAPPTVSSSTTEVDDSLTDTPVLVTEVLLTTIPVTVTERSQITEEDTFQPTSSTSTSTTTATTTTPSTTTTTPPHVPATSSSSFSSTAGSSTPGSPTKATIPYTTTPSTTASTPASTTASTTALLTSAAHPTHRVSPSQTQGPSTRMANPTNATTLQIETSTGPPRITTTHRQRITTTTTTTATTATYTHSTTTKSTEPLQTTGKQIDRGTTELVATTSPTKAPTPPRNPCVSNPCMNGGMCVSYIGHQFTCHCQQAWTGPTCNEDVDECHRDPCPVGSRCVNTRGSFSCECPLGFDLEDGRTCTRAKTFLGTFSVNRKQHDPVILKSATMHEIQREIIQLLNASLSVLRGYSRSTLSKKGEEGVHIAAVNMFSISTDVTSAEVHNSIQMSLRNCSSSLTHCRMVLHHQLTYHAESLCAAQKTQCDAERSACTDNSGTANCQCLEGYYKHDPDDLSCLDCGDGYKLENGTCVPCMFGFGGFNCGNFYKLIAIVVSPAGGALLLILIIALIVTCCKKDKNDINKIIFKSGDLQMSPYADFPKNNRISTEWGRETIEMQENGSTKNLLQMTDIYYSPALRNSDLERNGLYPFTGLPGSRHSCIYPAQWNPSFISDDSRRRDYF; encoded by the exons ATGGAAACGTGGTTCTTTTTCAATCACGTCCTCGgcgtgtctctgtctctgtcggtgctgctgctgctgggtctACCGGGGCCCCTCGGGGCAGGGACCCCCAGTAGTAGTAACAACAACAGCACGGATCCGGTAACGGCGGGATTTCATGTCTCAACCTCCACAGATGAACTCGGTAACGAGGAAAGCAATGCAACTTCAACTTCATACTCCAGCGAGAGTTTATCAGCATCACAGAGGAACATCCTGCTCACACACGCtgctgcagagacagagacacacgctgctgcagagacagagacacacgctgctgctgctgctgctgagacacacactgctgctgctgctgagacagagacacacactgcagagacagagacacacactgctgctgctgcagagacagagacacacactgcGTCTGCTGCAGGACAGCACG ACACTGAGCAAACACAAACCTTCACAGAAACAAGCAGCAGGTCACTAGAGGCCATCAGTCGGTCTGTTGAGCCACTCACCTCCACCCTGGTTGTAGCCACCACTgaggccagcagcagcagcagtagcagggACTGGAAGGACTTCATTAACACAgaggtcagcagcagcagcagcggcactagcagcagtagtagcagcggcagcagcggcagcagcagcagccgtggcggcactagcagcagcagcaacagtagcgGCACTAGCAGCAGTAGCGGCAGTAGcggcaacagcagcagcagcagcagtagaggCACTAGCAGCgacagcagccgcagcagcagcagcagtagcagcactagcagcagcagtagcggcactagcagcagcagcagcggccctagcagcagcagcagcaacagcggcactagcagcagcagtagcggcactagcagcagcagcagcaacagcggcactagcagcagcagcaacagcggcactagcagcagcagcaacagcggcactagcagcagcagcaacagcggcactagcagcagcagcaacagcggcactagcagcagcaacagcggcactagcagcagcagcagcagcagcaacagcggcactagcagcagcagcaacagtggcactagcagcagcaacagcggcactagcagcagcagcagcagcagcagggactTGCAGGACTTTACTAACAAAGACCAGGTGCCAGACGCCTCCCCTGCGGTGTCCTGGGAGGCCAGTTCCTGGATGTTGACGGAGGAGTCCCGACTCCCCCAGGACAGCCCAGACACCACCCTCCGACTGGGAGACGCCTCGACGTCCCACGCAGCCGTCCACACCGACAGCACCTACACCTCCACCGCCAACAGCCGAGCTGGGGAGAGGACCCTGCTGTCTGTCACCTCCTCTTCCAGCAACAGCACATCTTCTGCCTTTACAGAGGACTCCAACTCCCATCAGCCCCCCTCCACCTGGGGTATTTCTGCTAGCGCTACAGAGACTGAGGACTACACCCACAGCGCCCCGTCCACCAGGACTGACAGCAGGGACACAACAGACCAGCACATGACCCATTCCTTCAAGGGGACATCTCCAGAGACCGGGAGCCCAGAGGGGCCCAGAGGGACCCAAAGTTTAACCGCACAACCTAACGCCACCCATCATCAATACACCGCAACATCAGAGGAGACCTCTGACTCGACACCACCTCTCAGAGTGACCGAGCTCAGCACCGACCAATCTGGAGTGTCCGTTTCCTTCACACCTTCTGTCACCTCGCCTGCAGAAGGTCAAACAAACTCAGGGACAGAGCAGGGGTCTGATGTTACAACCTCCACCGAGTCCTCCACCGGAGCCCAGAGCTCCAGCACTCAGAACCAGGGGAGCACCGAGGGGGTTTCATCCCAGACCAGGGAGGACAATGTGGGCCTGGGTCTGACCACAGCGCCCCCTACAGTCAGCAGTAGTACAACTGAAGTGGACGACTCTCTAACGGACACTCCAGTGCTGGTTACTGAGGTCCTCCTCACCACCatacctgttactgttacaGAAAG ATCACAGATAACAGAGGAAGACACTTTCCAACCcacttcctccacctccacctccaccaccactgcTACCACCACTACCCCCagtaccaccaccaccacccctcctcATGTACCTGCAACCTCATCCTCCAGTTTCAGTAGCACCGCTGGCAGCTCTACTCCGGGGTCACCTACCAAGGCCACCATCCCGTACACTACTACACCCTCCACCACGGCCTCCACCCCGGCCTCCACCACGGCCTCCACCACGGCCCTGCTGACCTCTGCAGCGCACCCAACTCATCGTGTGTCACCCAGCCAAACCCAGGGACCCTCAACTCGGATGGCTAACCCCACAAACGCCACCACCCTGCAGATAGAAACAAGCACGGGCCCTCCAAGAATCACCACGACTCACAGACAGcgcatcaccaccaccaccaccaccaccgccaccaccgccACCTACACCCACAGCACAACAACCAAGAGCACAGAGCCCCTGCAGACCACCGGGAAACAGATAGACAGAGGAACTACAGAGCTGGTGGCGACGACATCACCCACCAAGGCACCAACGCCACCAA GAAACCCTTGTGTGTCCAACCCTTGTATGAACGGAGGGATGTGTGTGAGCTATATAGGGCATCAGTTCACCTGCCACTGTCAGCAGGCATGGACAGGACCGACCTGCAACGAGG ATGTGGACGAGTGCCATAGGGACCCCTGCCCCGTCGGGTCCAGATGTGTGAACACACGAGGCTCCTTCAGCTGTGAATGTCCGCTCGGCTTTGACCTGGAGGACGGACGCACCTGCACCAGAG CAAAGACGTTTCTGGGAACTTTCAGCGTTAACAGAAAGCAACATGACCCTGTTATCTTGAAGAGCGCCACCATGCATGAGATCCAGAGAGAGATCATTCAGCTG CTCAACGCTTCGCTGTCAGTCCTCCGAGGTTACAGCCGCTCGACGCTGAGTAAGAA aggagaggaaggggttCATATCGCAGCTGTCAACATGTTTTCCATTTCCACCGACGTGACGAGCGCGGAGGTCCACAACAGCATCCAGATGTCTCTCAGAAACTGCAGCTCCTCGTTGACCCACTGCCGGATGGTGCTGCACCACCAGCTCACATATCACG CGGAAAGCCTGTGCGCGGCCCAGAAGACTCAGTGTGATGCGGAGCGCTCCGCCTGCACAGACAACAGCGGCACAGCCAACTGCCAGTGTCTTGAAGGATACTACAAACACGACCCTGATGACCTGTCCTGCTTAG ATTGTGGGGATGGCTACAAGCTGGAAAATGGCACCTGTGTCCC GTGCATGTTCGGATTCGGAGGATTTAACTGTGGAAACT TTTACAAGCTGATTGCAATCGTGGTGTCACCTGCAGGGGGCGCTctgctcctcatcctcatcatcgcCCTCATTGTCACCTGTTGCAA GAAAGACAAGAATGACATCAACAAGATCATCTTCAAGAGCGGAGACCTGCAGATGTCCCCGTACGCAGACTTCCCCAAAAATAACCGCATATCCACGGAGTGGGGCCGGGAGACCATCGAGATGCAAGAGAACGGCAGCACCAAGAACCTGCTGCAGATGACTGACATCTACTACTCT CCTGCGTTGCGTAACTCAGACCTGGAGAGAAACGGCCTGTACCCGTTCACGGGCCTGCCGGGTTCTCGCCACTCGTGCATCTACCCCGCCCAGTGGAACCCATCCTTCATCAGCGACGATTCACGGAGACGAGACTACTTCTAA
- the heg1 gene encoding protein HEG isoform X3 — METWFFFNHVLGVSLSLSVLLLLGLPGPLGAGTPSSSNNNSTDPVTAGFHVSTSTDELGNEESNATSTSYSSESLSASQRNILLTHAAAETETHAAAETETHAAAAAAETHTAAAAETETHTAETETHTAAAAETETHTASAAGQHDTEQTQTFTETSSRSLEAISRSVEPLTSTLVVATTEASSSSSSRDWKDFINTEVSSSSSGTSSSSSSGSSGSSSSRGGTSSSSNSSGTSSSTSSDSSRSSSSSSSTSSSSSGTSSSSSGPSSSSSNSGTSSSSSGTSSSSSNSGTSSSSNSGTSSSSNSGTSSSSNSGTSSSSNSGTSSSNSGTSSSSSSSNSGTSSSSNSGTSSSNSGTSSSSSSSRDLQDFTNKDQVPDASPAVSWEASSWMLTEESRLPQDSPDTTLRLGDASTSHAAVHTDSTYTSTANSRAGERTLLSVTSSSSNSTSSAFTEDSNSHQPPSTWGISASATETEDYTHSAPSTRTDSRDTTDQHMTHSFKGTSPETGSPEGPRGTQSLTAQPNATHHQYTATSEETSDSTPPLRVTELSTDQSGVSVSFTPSVTSPAEGQTNSGTEQGSDVTTSTESSTGAQSSSTQNQGSTEGVSSQTREDNVGLGLTTAPPTVSSSTTEVDDSLTDTPVLVTEVLLTTIPVTVTERSQITEEDTFQPTSSTSTSTTTATTTTPSTTTTTPPHVPATSSSSFSSTAGSSTPGSPTKATIPYTTTPSTTASTPASTTASTTALLTSAAHPTHRVSPSQTQGPSTRMANPTNATTLQIETSTGPPRITTTHRQRITTTTTTTATTATYTHSTTTKSTEPLQTTGKQIDRGTTELVATTSPTKAPTPPRNPCVSNPCMNGGMCVSYIGHQFTCHCQQAWTGPTCNEDVDECHRDPCPVGSRCVNTRGSFSCECPLGFDLEDGRTCTRAKTFLGTFSVNRKQHDPVILKSATMHEIQREIIQLLNASLSVLRGYSRSTLSKKGEEGVHIAAVNMFSISTDVTSAEVHNSIQMSLRNCSSSLTHCRMVLHHQLTYHAESLCAAQKTQCDAERSACTDNSGTANCQCLEGYYKHDPDDLSCLDCGDGYKLENGTCVPCMFGFGGFNCGNFYKLIAIVVSPAGGALLLILIIALIVTCCKKDKNDINKIIFKSGDLQMSPYADFPKNNRISTEWGRETIEMQENGSTKNLLQMTDIYYSPALRNSDLERNGLYPFTGLPGSRHSCIYPAQWNPSFISDDSRRRDYF; from the exons ATGGAAACGTGGTTCTTTTTCAATCACGTCCTCGgcgtgtctctgtctctgtcggtgctgctgctgctgggtctACCGGGGCCCCTCGGGGCAGGGACCCCCAGTAGTAGTAACAACAACAGCACGGATCCGGTAACGGCGGGATTTCATGTCTCAACCTCCACAGATGAACTCGGTAACGAGGAAAGCAATGCAACTTCAACTTCATACTCCAGCGAGAGTTTATCAGCATCACAGAGGAACATCCTGCTCACACACGCtgctgcagagacagagacacacgctgctgcagagacagagacacacgctgctgctgctgctgctgagacacacactgctgctgctgctgagacagagacacacactgcagagacagagacacacactgctgctgctgcagagacagagacacacactgcGTCTGCTGCAGGACAGCACG ACACTGAGCAAACACAAACCTTCACAGAAACAAGCAGCAGGTCACTAGAGGCCATCAGTCGGTCTGTTGAGCCACTCACCTCCACCCTGGTTGTAGCCACCACTgaggccagcagcagcagcagtagcagggACTGGAAGGACTTCATTAACACAgaggtcagcagcagcagcagcggcactagcagcagtagtagcagcggcagcagcggcagcagcagcagccgtggcggcactagcagcagcagcaacagtagcgGCACTAGCAGCA gCACTAGCAGCgacagcagccgcagcagcagcagcagtagcagcactagcagcagcagtagcggcactagcagcagcagcagcggccctagcagcagcagcagcaacagcggcactagcagcagcagtagcggcactagcagcagcagcagcaacagcggcactagcagcagcagcaacagcggcactagcagcagcagcaacagcggcactagcagcagcagcaacagcggcactagcagcagcagcaacagcggcactagcagcagcaacagcggcactagcagcagcagcagcagcagcaacagcggcactagcagcagcagcaacagtggcactagcagcagcaacagcggcactagcagcagcagcagcagcagcagggactTGCAGGACTTTACTAACAAAGACCAGGTGCCAGACGCCTCCCCTGCGGTGTCCTGGGAGGCCAGTTCCTGGATGTTGACGGAGGAGTCCCGACTCCCCCAGGACAGCCCAGACACCACCCTCCGACTGGGAGACGCCTCGACGTCCCACGCAGCCGTCCACACCGACAGCACCTACACCTCCACCGCCAACAGCCGAGCTGGGGAGAGGACCCTGCTGTCTGTCACCTCCTCTTCCAGCAACAGCACATCTTCTGCCTTTACAGAGGACTCCAACTCCCATCAGCCCCCCTCCACCTGGGGTATTTCTGCTAGCGCTACAGAGACTGAGGACTACACCCACAGCGCCCCGTCCACCAGGACTGACAGCAGGGACACAACAGACCAGCACATGACCCATTCCTTCAAGGGGACATCTCCAGAGACCGGGAGCCCAGAGGGGCCCAGAGGGACCCAAAGTTTAACCGCACAACCTAACGCCACCCATCATCAATACACCGCAACATCAGAGGAGACCTCTGACTCGACACCACCTCTCAGAGTGACCGAGCTCAGCACCGACCAATCTGGAGTGTCCGTTTCCTTCACACCTTCTGTCACCTCGCCTGCAGAAGGTCAAACAAACTCAGGGACAGAGCAGGGGTCTGATGTTACAACCTCCACCGAGTCCTCCACCGGAGCCCAGAGCTCCAGCACTCAGAACCAGGGGAGCACCGAGGGGGTTTCATCCCAGACCAGGGAGGACAATGTGGGCCTGGGTCTGACCACAGCGCCCCCTACAGTCAGCAGTAGTACAACTGAAGTGGACGACTCTCTAACGGACACTCCAGTGCTGGTTACTGAGGTCCTCCTCACCACCatacctgttactgttacaGAAAG ATCACAGATAACAGAGGAAGACACTTTCCAACCcacttcctccacctccacctccaccaccactgcTACCACCACTACCCCCagtaccaccaccaccacccctcctcATGTACCTGCAACCTCATCCTCCAGTTTCAGTAGCACCGCTGGCAGCTCTACTCCGGGGTCACCTACCAAGGCCACCATCCCGTACACTACTACACCCTCCACCACGGCCTCCACCCCGGCCTCCACCACGGCCTCCACCACGGCCCTGCTGACCTCTGCAGCGCACCCAACTCATCGTGTGTCACCCAGCCAAACCCAGGGACCCTCAACTCGGATGGCTAACCCCACAAACGCCACCACCCTGCAGATAGAAACAAGCACGGGCCCTCCAAGAATCACCACGACTCACAGACAGcgcatcaccaccaccaccaccaccaccgccaccaccgccACCTACACCCACAGCACAACAACCAAGAGCACAGAGCCCCTGCAGACCACCGGGAAACAGATAGACAGAGGAACTACAGAGCTGGTGGCGACGACATCACCCACCAAGGCACCAACGCCACCAA GAAACCCTTGTGTGTCCAACCCTTGTATGAACGGAGGGATGTGTGTGAGCTATATAGGGCATCAGTTCACCTGCCACTGTCAGCAGGCATGGACAGGACCGACCTGCAACGAGG ATGTGGACGAGTGCCATAGGGACCCCTGCCCCGTCGGGTCCAGATGTGTGAACACACGAGGCTCCTTCAGCTGTGAATGTCCGCTCGGCTTTGACCTGGAGGACGGACGCACCTGCACCAGAG CAAAGACGTTTCTGGGAACTTTCAGCGTTAACAGAAAGCAACATGACCCTGTTATCTTGAAGAGCGCCACCATGCATGAGATCCAGAGAGAGATCATTCAGCTG CTCAACGCTTCGCTGTCAGTCCTCCGAGGTTACAGCCGCTCGACGCTGAGTAAGAA aggagaggaaggggttCATATCGCAGCTGTCAACATGTTTTCCATTTCCACCGACGTGACGAGCGCGGAGGTCCACAACAGCATCCAGATGTCTCTCAGAAACTGCAGCTCCTCGTTGACCCACTGCCGGATGGTGCTGCACCACCAGCTCACATATCACG CGGAAAGCCTGTGCGCGGCCCAGAAGACTCAGTGTGATGCGGAGCGCTCCGCCTGCACAGACAACAGCGGCACAGCCAACTGCCAGTGTCTTGAAGGATACTACAAACACGACCCTGATGACCTGTCCTGCTTAG ATTGTGGGGATGGCTACAAGCTGGAAAATGGCACCTGTGTCCC GTGCATGTTCGGATTCGGAGGATTTAACTGTGGAAACT TTTACAAGCTGATTGCAATCGTGGTGTCACCTGCAGGGGGCGCTctgctcctcatcctcatcatcgcCCTCATTGTCACCTGTTGCAA GAAAGACAAGAATGACATCAACAAGATCATCTTCAAGAGCGGAGACCTGCAGATGTCCCCGTACGCAGACTTCCCCAAAAATAACCGCATATCCACGGAGTGGGGCCGGGAGACCATCGAGATGCAAGAGAACGGCAGCACCAAGAACCTGCTGCAGATGACTGACATCTACTACTCT CCTGCGTTGCGTAACTCAGACCTGGAGAGAAACGGCCTGTACCCGTTCACGGGCCTGCCGGGTTCTCGCCACTCGTGCATCTACCCCGCCCAGTGGAACCCATCCTTCATCAGCGACGATTCACGGAGACGAGACTACTTCTAA